The following proteins come from a genomic window of Megalobrama amblycephala isolate DHTTF-2021 linkage group LG1, ASM1881202v1, whole genome shotgun sequence:
- the LOC125248547 gene encoding gastrula zinc finger protein XlCGF8.2DB-like, which translates to RAKKSATCTQCGKSFSTKQNLELHLRVHTGEKPFTCDQCSKRFTRKTNLDDHMRVHTGEKPFKCDQCGKGFSQSAHFKRHVRIHTGKKPFKCDQCGNSFTDKSSLYVHMRIHTGEKPYMCEHCAKRFSKKHRLDVHMRVHTREKPYTCDQCEKRFTYKHYLELHMRVHTGEKPFTCYQCGKSFKQLAHLTGHMRVHTGEKPYACDQCGRSFKQSAHLKEHMRIHTGEKPFTCDQCGKTFPVSSNLKKHLRVHTKEQCDQCGKSFCFKSHLKIHMKIHAVEKPHHHSLKSQ; encoded by the coding sequence agagccaagaaatctgcaacctgcactcagtgtggaaagagtttctcaacaaaacaaaatcttgAACTTCacttgagagttcacactggagagaagccgttcacttGTGATCAGTGCAGCAAGAGATTCACACGTAAAACTAATCTTGATgatcacatgagagttcacaccggagagaagcctttcaaatgtgatcaatgtgggaaagGTTTCAGTCAATCTGCACACTTCAAAAGACATGTAAGGATCCACACTGGAAAGAAGCCGTTcaagtgtgatcagtgtggaaataGTTTCACAGACAAATCAAGTCTTTAtgttcacatgaggatccacactggagaaaagccttataTGTGTGAACATTGTGCAAAGAGATTCTCAAAGAAACATCGTCTGgatgttcacatgagagttcatactagagagaagccgtacacatgtgatcagtgtgaaaagagattCACATACAAACATTATCTTGagcttcacatgagagttcacactggagagaagccattcacttgttatcagtgtgggaagagctttaaACAATTAGCTCATCTTACAGgacacatgagagttcatactggagagaagccgtacgcatgtgatcaatgtggaagGAGCTTTAAACAATCAGCACACCTTAAAGAACACATGagaatccacactggagagaagccgttcacatgtgatcagtgcggcAAAACATTTCCTGTGTCATCAAACCTGAAGAAACACCTGAGAGTTCATACAAAGGAGcagtgtgatcagtgtggaaagagtttctgttttaaaagtcacctgaagatacacatgaagatccatgcagtggagaaaccacatcaccacagtctgaAATCACAGTAA
- the LOC125248573 gene encoding zinc finger protein 250-like: MRVHTGEKRSVWKEFTCDQCGKSFSQSSTLKEHMKIHTGEKPFTCDQCGKSFRQSSILKEHMRIHTGARLFTCDQCGKSFTRSQHLKDHMRIHSEARPFICHQCGKTFLLESALKKHLRVHTKEKPHSCSVCGKSFSLLQSLKLHQRIHTGEKPYKCSHCDKRFSRLEHLKTHETIHTGEKPYKCSHCDKRFSQSSYLKTHEKIHSREKPHMCDQCGKSFSIKSRLKKHMKIHAEEKPHHHS; the protein is encoded by the exons atgagagttcacactggagagaagcgatcagtgtggaaagagttcacatgtgatcagtgtgggaagagtttcagtcaatcaTCAACCCTTAAAgaacacatgaagatccacactggagagaagccgttcacatgtgatcaatgtgggaagagtttcagacAATCATCAATCCTTAAAGAACACATGAGGATCCATACCGGAGCAAGactgttcacatgtgatcaatgtgggaagagtttcacgcGATCACAACACCTTAAAGACCACATGAGGATCCACTCCGAAGCGAGACCGTTCATATGTCATCAATGCGGAAAAACATTTCTTCTGGAATCAGCTCTGAAGAAACACCTGAGAGTTCATacgaaggagaagccacattcatgttctgtgtgtggaaagagtttttcactgctgcaa AGTTTAAAactgcaccagagaattcacactggagaaaaaccttacaagtgttcacactgtgacaagagattcagtcggttagaacatctgaaaacacatgagacaatccacactggagaaaaaccttacaagtgttcacactgtgacaagagatttaGTCAGTCATcatatctgaaaacacatgagaagatccacagcagagagaagccgcacatgtgtgatcagtgtggaaagagtttctccaTTAAAAGTCGCCTGAAgaaacacatgaagatccatgcagaggagaaaccacatcaccacagcTGA